One genomic region from Esox lucius isolate fEsoLuc1 chromosome 24, fEsoLuc1.pri, whole genome shotgun sequence encodes:
- the znf219 gene encoding zinc finger protein 219 isoform X1 encodes MTCRVINPPAASPRMDSPPECVLALSCEPPQSPPTLPSLDHSPQASPPHGLPGRPVHLSPSALSRSPEPLSDTPDTTPCFPLSPFALNHHGEQEEDDEEEMSVPPSPTPAVALFPGDPAEVCSPSPESSPPATPMSSAPLPGFGALELALSSGQQGACSDELDLQLFHKDGGSLSGSMPGTGGGSGGAAGLKFPCLVCGKRFRFQSILSLHARAHSLDRDRRAAALYRTASSTTGSIIGKGSTPHLKGSTLHHQNHSDTGQNHRSHRRSLQLSGSLTHSLREEGDEALQTDRQTLQPFLMDDSTPLTPPMTEEVPLSLTSPYSSSCGPAGIGPIVLDDAAPASAASAAFRCHACKGKFRTASELARHVRILHNPYKCTLCHFSASQEQSLAAHLQDSHPPLSSPSLSPPAELPAPPPYNPRRPGVASTVATMAVPSPAPDTAIPAPAVTPALVPGAPPLPAFRCETCGQRFTQSWFLKGHMRKHKDSLDHKCQVCGRGFKEPWFLKNHMKVHLNKLGLKAGLGGLVGPGAGAEQGGSKGSVTNQGINSLYSSLLLARAGGGARGGRGRADRDGAGKSAILGYLGLPSDGGASCMERLQAVAQVAEMGNGNGGGRGGGDTAPDGGDQIAMWQLVARSLVAAQQAQQAQQTQRHNQRSQAQHQHRAPSRSSVVGEAEQVRAYLGGLDPREEPPSSAAPWECPDCGKLFRSLQQVVVHARVHVQRPQKSHGHPPRHAAAGEEDGGATRVTGGRGGGGGRGSSGEGRPEPKLQSSLQHSSGGGVGGFQSVMSSFQGENGLSGSSSGSSVTSRERVRGTGVKDCPYCGKAFRSSHHLKVHLRVHTVCVPLSGERPYKCPHCDYAGTQSGSLKYHLQRHHREQRNAMGASSSTASSPGLTSASLGCGGASLGEGREGMTKSRRPQNLNHGSAARGPAETPSSRRSQHQPWILGLPEPRDRDHVKDVGGLRETDLESQYRYLSGVMGALYQGGMEGGWTRESSNSSPTPPPAKAPKMSRRKPLTTSRMVPTNGGEPKGGEAAPQGGHEEGPSSQPLDLSRRTSPGLGGLEEDGASTRGGSGGGGTGVTINQCLFCPFRTSSAELMAMHLQVNHTSKSRRKRGAPNPGTLGEHVRPPQPRTEPDPLALWRYLSEAEDRAPLEEWASSRMERSTKNGLTLKEGDLEGSYNHPQASNRASTPNKTSIGLAALGLDSKMEEDEEEEEEDQEDEDLEGESSSPGESPREQAMRMSLSMSPGLAPERLTREEGGVMGE; translated from the exons ATGACGTGTCGTGTCATTAATCCGCCCGCCGCCTCTCCC AGAATGGATTCTCCTCCTGAGTGTGTCTTGGCTCTGTCGTGTGAGCCACCCCAGTCACCTCCCACACTACCATCTCTGGACCACAGTCCCCAGGCGTCCCCACCACACGGCCTTCCGGGCCGGCCCGTCCACCTCAGCCCCTCAGCCCTGTCCCGCAGCCCAGAGCCCCTGTCGGACACCCCCGACACCACCCCCTgcttccccctctcccccttcgcCCTCAATCACCACGGCGAGCAGGAGGAGGATGACGAAGAGGAGATGTCCGTCCCTCCGTCCCCCACCCCTGCCGTCGCACTTTTTCCGGGGGATCCGGCGGAGGTGTGTAGCCCCTCTCCGGAGAGCTCTCCTCCGGCCACGCCGATGTCATCGGCCCCTCTCCCCGGGTTCGGGGCCCTGGAGCTGGCTCTGTCCTCTGGGCAGCAGGGTGCCTGTAGTGATGAGCTGGACCTCCAGCTCTTCCATAAAGACGGGGGAAGCCTGTCCGGCTCCATGCCCGGGACTGGGGGAGGTTCTGGTGGAGCGGCTGGTCTCAAGTTCCCCTGCCTGGTCTGTGGAAAGAGGTTCCGCTTCCAGAGTATCCTGTCACTCCATGCCCGTGCTCACAGTCTGGACCGAGACCGTCGAGCCGCTGCTCTCTACCGGACCGCCAGCTCCACAACCGGGAGCATCATCGGGAAGGGGTCCACACCGCATCTCAAGGGGTCCACACTGCATCACCAGAACCACAGTGACACGGGGCAGAATCACCGGAGCCACCGCCGGAGCCTCCAGCTGTCGGGATCTCTCACCCACAGCCTGAGAGAGGAGGGCGATGAAGCTCTGCAGACGGACCGCCAGACCCTCCAACCCTTCCTGATGGACGACAGCACCCCTCTAACCCCTCCGATGACCGAAGAGgtgcctctctccctcacctccccctACTCCTCCTCCTGCGGCCCGGCTGGCATCGGTCCCATCGTTCTGGACGACGCCGCCCCGGCCTCGGCCGCGTCCGCCGCGTTCCGCTGCCACGCCTGCAAAGGGAAATTCCGCACGGCCTCGGAGCTGGCCCGCCACGTCCGGATCCTCCACAACCCGTACAAGTGCACCCTGTGCCACTTCTCCGCCAGCCAGGAGCAGAGCCTGGCGGCCCACCTCCAGGACAGCCACCCCCCCCTGTCCTCACCGTCCCTGTCCCCCCCGGCGGAGCTCCCCGCCCCGCCCCCCTACAACCCCAGACGCCCCGGGGTCGCCAGCACCGTCGCCACCATGGCCGTCCCCTCCCCTGCCCCGGACACTGCCATTCCCGCTCCGGCCGTCACCCCGGCCCTGGTCCCGGGGGCGCCCCCGCTGCCGGCCTTCCGCTGCGAGACGTGCGGCCAGCGGTTCACCCAGTCATGGTTCCTGAAGGGTCACATGAGGAAGCACAAGGACTCCCTGGACCACAAGTGTCAGGTGTGTGGCCGTGGCTTCAAAGAGCCCTGGTTCCTCAAGAACCACATGAAG GTCCACCTCAACAAGCTGGGTCTCAAGGCCGGTCTGGGAGGGCTGGTGGGTCCTGGAGCCGGGGCTGAACAAGGCGGGTCCAAAGGGTCGGTCACCAACCAGGGCATTAACTCTCTCTACTCCAGCCTCCTCCTGGCCCGAGCAGGCGGCGGCGCTAGAGGGGGCCGAGGAAGGGCCGACCGGGATGGCGCCGGTAAATCCGCCATCTTGGGCTACCTGGGGTTGCCCAGCGACGGCGGTGCCAGCTGCATGGAACGCCTACAAGCCGTGGCGCAGGTGGCGGAGATGGGGAACGGGAacgggggaggaagaggaggaggggacacGGCGCCGGACGGAGGCGACCAGATAGCCATGTGGCAACTGGTAGCTCGTAGCCTGGTGGCGGCTCAGCAGGCCCAGCAAGCCCAGCAGACGCAGAGGCACAATCAGAGGAGCCAGGCCCAGCACCAGCACCGAGCCCCGTCCAGGAGCTCCGTGGTGGGGGAGGCCGAGCAGGTCAGGGCCTACCTCGGAGGCCTGGATCCCAGGGAGGAGCCGCCGTCCTCTGCGGCCCCGTGGGAGTGTCCTGACTGCGGGAAGCTGTTCCGGAGCCTTCAGCAGGTGGTGGTGCATGCCCGCGTCCATGTCCAGCGGCCCCAGAAGAGCCACGGTCACCCTCCGCGCCATGCCGCGGCTGGAGAGGAGGACGGAGGGGCGACCCGGGTTAcgggaggacgaggaggaggcgGAGGGAGAGGAAGTAGTGGCGAGGGACGACCGGAGCCCAAACTTCAAAGTAGTCTCCAGCATTCATCTGGGGGCGGAGTCGGAGGGTTCCAGTCGGTGATGTCATCATTCCAAG gAGAGAACGGTCTGTCTGGATCATCGTCAGGTTCATCTGTGACCTCCAGGGAGCGTGTGCGGGGCACTGGGGTGAAAGATTGCCCCTATTGCGGTAAAGCTTTCCGCTCCTCTCATCACCTTAAAGTGCATCTGAGAGTTCACACAG TTTGTGTACCTCTTTCAGGGGAGAGACCGTATAAATGTCCCCACTGTGACTATGCTGGAACCCAGTCTGGCTCCCTCAAATACCACCTCCAGAGGCACCACCGAGAACAAAGGAACGCCATGGGAGCCTCTTCCTCCACCGCCTCCTCCCCCGGCCTCACGTCTGCCTCCCTGGGATGCGGCGGGGCTTCTCTGGgcgaggggagggaggggatgaCTAAGTCGCGCCGGCCCCAGAACCTCAACCACGGCTCGGCCGCCCGAGGCCCGGCGGAGACCCCGTCGTCCCGGCGCAGCCAGCACCAGCCCTGGATTCTGGGGCTCCCCGAACCGAGGGACCGGGACCACGTAAAGGACGTCGGGGGACTGAGAGAGACCGACCTGGAGAGCCAGTACCGGTACCTGTCCGGGGTGATGGGGGCTTTGTaccagggagggatggagggagggtggaCCAGGGAGTCCTCCAACTCCAGCCCCACCCCGCCCCCAGCGAAGGCGCCCAAAATGTCGCGCCGTAAGCCGCTCACCACCAGCCGCATGGTGCCGACCAACGGCGGGGAGCCGAAGGGAGGAGAAGCGGCTCCTCAAGGCGGCCATGAGGAAGGCCCGTCGTCCCAGCCGCTGGATCTCTCCCGTCGCACCTCCCCCGGCCTCGGAGGTCTGGAGGAGGACGGAGCGTCAACTAGAGGAGGTAGCggaggaggaggaacaggggTAACGATCAACCAGTGCCTGTTCTGCCCTTTCCGTACCTCCTCGGCTGAGCTCATGGCCATGCACCTCCAGGTCAATCACACCAGCAAGTCTCGGCGTAAGAGGGGGgctccaaatcctggcaccTTGGGGGAGCATGTGAGGCCCCCCCAGCCCCGGACCGAACCAGACCCCCTGGCCCTGTGGAG GTACCTGAGCGAGGCGGAGGACCGAGCCCCTCTGGAGGAGTGGGCCTCATCCAGGATGGAGAGGAGCACAAAGAATGGCCTTACCCTAAAGGAAGGGGACCTAGAGGGCAGCTACAACCACCCCCAGGCTTCTAACAGGGCCTCCACCCCTAACAAGACAAGCATTGGCCTCGCCGCCCTGGGGCTGGACAGCAAgatggaggaggatgaagaggaagaagaagaggaccAAGAAGATGAGGATTTGGAAGGGGAGAGCAGTAGTCCTGGGGAATCCCCAAGGGAGCAGGCAATGAGgatgtctctctccatgtcacCCGGCCTGGCCCCCGAACGTCTAACACGAGAGGAGGGTGGAGTGATGGGGGAATAG
- the znf219 gene encoding zinc finger protein 219 isoform X2: MTCRVINPPAASPRMDSPPECVLALSCEPPQSPPTLPSLDHSPQASPPHGLPGRPVHLSPSALSRSPEPLSDTPDTTPCFPLSPFALNHHGEQEEDDEEEMSVPPSPTPAVALFPGDPAEVCSPSPESSPPATPMSSAPLPGFGALELALSSGQQGACSDELDLQLFHKDGGSLSGSMPGTGGGSGGAAGLKFPCLVCGKRFRFQSILSLHARAHSLDRDRRAAALYRTASSTTGSIIGKGSTPHLKGSTLHHQNHSDTGQNHRSHRRSLQLSGSLTHSLREEGDEALQTDRQTLQPFLMDDSTPLTPPMTEEVPLSLTSPYSSSCGPAGIGPIVLDDAAPASAASAAFRCHACKGKFRTASELARHVRILHNPYKCTLCHFSASQEQSLAAHLQDSHPPLSSPSLSPPAELPAPPPYNPRRPGVASTVATMAVPSPAPDTAIPAPAVTPALVPGAPPLPAFRCETCGQRFTQSWFLKGHMRKHKDSLDHKCQVCGRGFKEPWFLKNHMKVHLNKLGLKAGLGGLVGPGAGAEQGGSKGSVTNQGINSLYSSLLLARAGGGARGGRGRADRDGAGKSAILGYLGLPSDGGASCMERLQAVAQVAEMGNGNGGGRGGGDTAPDGGDQIAMWQLVARSLVAAQQAQQAQQTQRHNQRSQAQHQHRAPSRSSVVGEAEQVRAYLGGLDPREEPPSSAAPWECPDCGKLFRSLQQVVVHARVHVQRPQKSHGHPPRHAAAGEEDGGATRVTGGRGGGGGRGSSGEGRPEPKLQSSLQHSSGGGVGGFQSVMSSFQGENGLSGSSSGSSVTSRERVRGTGVKDCPYCGKAFRSSHHLKVHLRVHTGERPYKCPHCDYAGTQSGSLKYHLQRHHREQRNAMGASSSTASSPGLTSASLGCGGASLGEGREGMTKSRRPQNLNHGSAARGPAETPSSRRSQHQPWILGLPEPRDRDHVKDVGGLRETDLESQYRYLSGVMGALYQGGMEGGWTRESSNSSPTPPPAKAPKMSRRKPLTTSRMVPTNGGEPKGGEAAPQGGHEEGPSSQPLDLSRRTSPGLGGLEEDGASTRGGSGGGGTGVTINQCLFCPFRTSSAELMAMHLQVNHTSKSRRKRGAPNPGTLGEHVRPPQPRTEPDPLALWRYLSEAEDRAPLEEWASSRMERSTKNGLTLKEGDLEGSYNHPQASNRASTPNKTSIGLAALGLDSKMEEDEEEEEEDQEDEDLEGESSSPGESPREQAMRMSLSMSPGLAPERLTREEGGVMGE, encoded by the exons ATGACGTGTCGTGTCATTAATCCGCCCGCCGCCTCTCCC AGAATGGATTCTCCTCCTGAGTGTGTCTTGGCTCTGTCGTGTGAGCCACCCCAGTCACCTCCCACACTACCATCTCTGGACCACAGTCCCCAGGCGTCCCCACCACACGGCCTTCCGGGCCGGCCCGTCCACCTCAGCCCCTCAGCCCTGTCCCGCAGCCCAGAGCCCCTGTCGGACACCCCCGACACCACCCCCTgcttccccctctcccccttcgcCCTCAATCACCACGGCGAGCAGGAGGAGGATGACGAAGAGGAGATGTCCGTCCCTCCGTCCCCCACCCCTGCCGTCGCACTTTTTCCGGGGGATCCGGCGGAGGTGTGTAGCCCCTCTCCGGAGAGCTCTCCTCCGGCCACGCCGATGTCATCGGCCCCTCTCCCCGGGTTCGGGGCCCTGGAGCTGGCTCTGTCCTCTGGGCAGCAGGGTGCCTGTAGTGATGAGCTGGACCTCCAGCTCTTCCATAAAGACGGGGGAAGCCTGTCCGGCTCCATGCCCGGGACTGGGGGAGGTTCTGGTGGAGCGGCTGGTCTCAAGTTCCCCTGCCTGGTCTGTGGAAAGAGGTTCCGCTTCCAGAGTATCCTGTCACTCCATGCCCGTGCTCACAGTCTGGACCGAGACCGTCGAGCCGCTGCTCTCTACCGGACCGCCAGCTCCACAACCGGGAGCATCATCGGGAAGGGGTCCACACCGCATCTCAAGGGGTCCACACTGCATCACCAGAACCACAGTGACACGGGGCAGAATCACCGGAGCCACCGCCGGAGCCTCCAGCTGTCGGGATCTCTCACCCACAGCCTGAGAGAGGAGGGCGATGAAGCTCTGCAGACGGACCGCCAGACCCTCCAACCCTTCCTGATGGACGACAGCACCCCTCTAACCCCTCCGATGACCGAAGAGgtgcctctctccctcacctccccctACTCCTCCTCCTGCGGCCCGGCTGGCATCGGTCCCATCGTTCTGGACGACGCCGCCCCGGCCTCGGCCGCGTCCGCCGCGTTCCGCTGCCACGCCTGCAAAGGGAAATTCCGCACGGCCTCGGAGCTGGCCCGCCACGTCCGGATCCTCCACAACCCGTACAAGTGCACCCTGTGCCACTTCTCCGCCAGCCAGGAGCAGAGCCTGGCGGCCCACCTCCAGGACAGCCACCCCCCCCTGTCCTCACCGTCCCTGTCCCCCCCGGCGGAGCTCCCCGCCCCGCCCCCCTACAACCCCAGACGCCCCGGGGTCGCCAGCACCGTCGCCACCATGGCCGTCCCCTCCCCTGCCCCGGACACTGCCATTCCCGCTCCGGCCGTCACCCCGGCCCTGGTCCCGGGGGCGCCCCCGCTGCCGGCCTTCCGCTGCGAGACGTGCGGCCAGCGGTTCACCCAGTCATGGTTCCTGAAGGGTCACATGAGGAAGCACAAGGACTCCCTGGACCACAAGTGTCAGGTGTGTGGCCGTGGCTTCAAAGAGCCCTGGTTCCTCAAGAACCACATGAAG GTCCACCTCAACAAGCTGGGTCTCAAGGCCGGTCTGGGAGGGCTGGTGGGTCCTGGAGCCGGGGCTGAACAAGGCGGGTCCAAAGGGTCGGTCACCAACCAGGGCATTAACTCTCTCTACTCCAGCCTCCTCCTGGCCCGAGCAGGCGGCGGCGCTAGAGGGGGCCGAGGAAGGGCCGACCGGGATGGCGCCGGTAAATCCGCCATCTTGGGCTACCTGGGGTTGCCCAGCGACGGCGGTGCCAGCTGCATGGAACGCCTACAAGCCGTGGCGCAGGTGGCGGAGATGGGGAACGGGAacgggggaggaagaggaggaggggacacGGCGCCGGACGGAGGCGACCAGATAGCCATGTGGCAACTGGTAGCTCGTAGCCTGGTGGCGGCTCAGCAGGCCCAGCAAGCCCAGCAGACGCAGAGGCACAATCAGAGGAGCCAGGCCCAGCACCAGCACCGAGCCCCGTCCAGGAGCTCCGTGGTGGGGGAGGCCGAGCAGGTCAGGGCCTACCTCGGAGGCCTGGATCCCAGGGAGGAGCCGCCGTCCTCTGCGGCCCCGTGGGAGTGTCCTGACTGCGGGAAGCTGTTCCGGAGCCTTCAGCAGGTGGTGGTGCATGCCCGCGTCCATGTCCAGCGGCCCCAGAAGAGCCACGGTCACCCTCCGCGCCATGCCGCGGCTGGAGAGGAGGACGGAGGGGCGACCCGGGTTAcgggaggacgaggaggaggcgGAGGGAGAGGAAGTAGTGGCGAGGGACGACCGGAGCCCAAACTTCAAAGTAGTCTCCAGCATTCATCTGGGGGCGGAGTCGGAGGGTTCCAGTCGGTGATGTCATCATTCCAAG gAGAGAACGGTCTGTCTGGATCATCGTCAGGTTCATCTGTGACCTCCAGGGAGCGTGTGCGGGGCACTGGGGTGAAAGATTGCCCCTATTGCGGTAAAGCTTTCCGCTCCTCTCATCACCTTAAAGTGCATCTGAGAGTTCACACAG GGGAGAGACCGTATAAATGTCCCCACTGTGACTATGCTGGAACCCAGTCTGGCTCCCTCAAATACCACCTCCAGAGGCACCACCGAGAACAAAGGAACGCCATGGGAGCCTCTTCCTCCACCGCCTCCTCCCCCGGCCTCACGTCTGCCTCCCTGGGATGCGGCGGGGCTTCTCTGGgcgaggggagggaggggatgaCTAAGTCGCGCCGGCCCCAGAACCTCAACCACGGCTCGGCCGCCCGAGGCCCGGCGGAGACCCCGTCGTCCCGGCGCAGCCAGCACCAGCCCTGGATTCTGGGGCTCCCCGAACCGAGGGACCGGGACCACGTAAAGGACGTCGGGGGACTGAGAGAGACCGACCTGGAGAGCCAGTACCGGTACCTGTCCGGGGTGATGGGGGCTTTGTaccagggagggatggagggagggtggaCCAGGGAGTCCTCCAACTCCAGCCCCACCCCGCCCCCAGCGAAGGCGCCCAAAATGTCGCGCCGTAAGCCGCTCACCACCAGCCGCATGGTGCCGACCAACGGCGGGGAGCCGAAGGGAGGAGAAGCGGCTCCTCAAGGCGGCCATGAGGAAGGCCCGTCGTCCCAGCCGCTGGATCTCTCCCGTCGCACCTCCCCCGGCCTCGGAGGTCTGGAGGAGGACGGAGCGTCAACTAGAGGAGGTAGCggaggaggaggaacaggggTAACGATCAACCAGTGCCTGTTCTGCCCTTTCCGTACCTCCTCGGCTGAGCTCATGGCCATGCACCTCCAGGTCAATCACACCAGCAAGTCTCGGCGTAAGAGGGGGgctccaaatcctggcaccTTGGGGGAGCATGTGAGGCCCCCCCAGCCCCGGACCGAACCAGACCCCCTGGCCCTGTGGAG GTACCTGAGCGAGGCGGAGGACCGAGCCCCTCTGGAGGAGTGGGCCTCATCCAGGATGGAGAGGAGCACAAAGAATGGCCTTACCCTAAAGGAAGGGGACCTAGAGGGCAGCTACAACCACCCCCAGGCTTCTAACAGGGCCTCCACCCCTAACAAGACAAGCATTGGCCTCGCCGCCCTGGGGCTGGACAGCAAgatggaggaggatgaagaggaagaagaagaggaccAAGAAGATGAGGATTTGGAAGGGGAGAGCAGTAGTCCTGGGGAATCCCCAAGGGAGCAGGCAATGAGgatgtctctctccatgtcacCCGGCCTGGCCCCCGAACGTCTAACACGAGAGGAGGGTGGAGTGATGGGGGAATAG
- the znf219 gene encoding zinc finger protein 219 isoform X4 produces MTCRVINPPAASPRMDSPPECVLALSCEPPQSPPTLPSLDHSPQASPPHGLPGRPVHLSPSALSRSPEPLSDTPDTTPCFPLSPFALNHHGEQEEDDEEEMSVPPSPTPAVALFPGDPAEVCSPSPESSPPATPMSSAPLPGFGALELALSSGQQGACSDELDLQLFHKDGGSLSGSMPGTGGGSGGAAGLKFPCLVCGKRFRFQSILSLHARAHSLDRDRRAAALYRTASSTTGSIIGKGSTPHLKGSTLHHQNHSDTGQNHRSHRRSLQLSGSLTHSLREEGDEALQTDRQTLQPFLMDDSTPLTPPMTEEVPLSLTSPYSSSCGPAGIGPIVLDDAAPASAASAAFRCHACKGKFRTASELARHVRILHNPYKCTLCHFSASQEQSLAAHLQDSHPPLSSPSLSPPAELPAPPPYNPRRPGVASTVATMAVPSPAPDTAIPAPAVTPALVPGAPPLPAFRCETCGQRFTQSWFLKGHMRKHKDSLDHKCQVCGRGFKEPWFLKNHMKVHLNKLGLKAGLGGLVGPGAGAEQGGSKGSVTNQGINSLYSSLLLARAGGGARGGRGRADRDGAGKSAILGYLGLPSDGGASCMERLQAVAQVAEMGNGNGGGRGGGDTAPDGGDQIAMWQLVARSLVAAQQAQQAQQTQRHNQRSQAQHQHRAPSRSSVVGEAEQVRAYLGGLDPREEPPSSAAPWECPDCGKLFRSLQQVVVHARVHVQRPQKSHGHPPRHAAAGEEDGGATRVTGGRGGGGGRGSSGEGRPEPKLQSSLQHSSGGGVGGFQSVMSSFQGERPYKCPHCDYAGTQSGSLKYHLQRHHREQRNAMGASSSTASSPGLTSASLGCGGASLGEGREGMTKSRRPQNLNHGSAARGPAETPSSRRSQHQPWILGLPEPRDRDHVKDVGGLRETDLESQYRYLSGVMGALYQGGMEGGWTRESSNSSPTPPPAKAPKMSRRKPLTTSRMVPTNGGEPKGGEAAPQGGHEEGPSSQPLDLSRRTSPGLGGLEEDGASTRGGSGGGGTGVTINQCLFCPFRTSSAELMAMHLQVNHTSKSRRKRGAPNPGTLGEHVRPPQPRTEPDPLALWRYLSEAEDRAPLEEWASSRMERSTKNGLTLKEGDLEGSYNHPQASNRASTPNKTSIGLAALGLDSKMEEDEEEEEEDQEDEDLEGESSSPGESPREQAMRMSLSMSPGLAPERLTREEGGVMGE; encoded by the exons ATGACGTGTCGTGTCATTAATCCGCCCGCCGCCTCTCCC AGAATGGATTCTCCTCCTGAGTGTGTCTTGGCTCTGTCGTGTGAGCCACCCCAGTCACCTCCCACACTACCATCTCTGGACCACAGTCCCCAGGCGTCCCCACCACACGGCCTTCCGGGCCGGCCCGTCCACCTCAGCCCCTCAGCCCTGTCCCGCAGCCCAGAGCCCCTGTCGGACACCCCCGACACCACCCCCTgcttccccctctcccccttcgcCCTCAATCACCACGGCGAGCAGGAGGAGGATGACGAAGAGGAGATGTCCGTCCCTCCGTCCCCCACCCCTGCCGTCGCACTTTTTCCGGGGGATCCGGCGGAGGTGTGTAGCCCCTCTCCGGAGAGCTCTCCTCCGGCCACGCCGATGTCATCGGCCCCTCTCCCCGGGTTCGGGGCCCTGGAGCTGGCTCTGTCCTCTGGGCAGCAGGGTGCCTGTAGTGATGAGCTGGACCTCCAGCTCTTCCATAAAGACGGGGGAAGCCTGTCCGGCTCCATGCCCGGGACTGGGGGAGGTTCTGGTGGAGCGGCTGGTCTCAAGTTCCCCTGCCTGGTCTGTGGAAAGAGGTTCCGCTTCCAGAGTATCCTGTCACTCCATGCCCGTGCTCACAGTCTGGACCGAGACCGTCGAGCCGCTGCTCTCTACCGGACCGCCAGCTCCACAACCGGGAGCATCATCGGGAAGGGGTCCACACCGCATCTCAAGGGGTCCACACTGCATCACCAGAACCACAGTGACACGGGGCAGAATCACCGGAGCCACCGCCGGAGCCTCCAGCTGTCGGGATCTCTCACCCACAGCCTGAGAGAGGAGGGCGATGAAGCTCTGCAGACGGACCGCCAGACCCTCCAACCCTTCCTGATGGACGACAGCACCCCTCTAACCCCTCCGATGACCGAAGAGgtgcctctctccctcacctccccctACTCCTCCTCCTGCGGCCCGGCTGGCATCGGTCCCATCGTTCTGGACGACGCCGCCCCGGCCTCGGCCGCGTCCGCCGCGTTCCGCTGCCACGCCTGCAAAGGGAAATTCCGCACGGCCTCGGAGCTGGCCCGCCACGTCCGGATCCTCCACAACCCGTACAAGTGCACCCTGTGCCACTTCTCCGCCAGCCAGGAGCAGAGCCTGGCGGCCCACCTCCAGGACAGCCACCCCCCCCTGTCCTCACCGTCCCTGTCCCCCCCGGCGGAGCTCCCCGCCCCGCCCCCCTACAACCCCAGACGCCCCGGGGTCGCCAGCACCGTCGCCACCATGGCCGTCCCCTCCCCTGCCCCGGACACTGCCATTCCCGCTCCGGCCGTCACCCCGGCCCTGGTCCCGGGGGCGCCCCCGCTGCCGGCCTTCCGCTGCGAGACGTGCGGCCAGCGGTTCACCCAGTCATGGTTCCTGAAGGGTCACATGAGGAAGCACAAGGACTCCCTGGACCACAAGTGTCAGGTGTGTGGCCGTGGCTTCAAAGAGCCCTGGTTCCTCAAGAACCACATGAAG GTCCACCTCAACAAGCTGGGTCTCAAGGCCGGTCTGGGAGGGCTGGTGGGTCCTGGAGCCGGGGCTGAACAAGGCGGGTCCAAAGGGTCGGTCACCAACCAGGGCATTAACTCTCTCTACTCCAGCCTCCTCCTGGCCCGAGCAGGCGGCGGCGCTAGAGGGGGCCGAGGAAGGGCCGACCGGGATGGCGCCGGTAAATCCGCCATCTTGGGCTACCTGGGGTTGCCCAGCGACGGCGGTGCCAGCTGCATGGAACGCCTACAAGCCGTGGCGCAGGTGGCGGAGATGGGGAACGGGAacgggggaggaagaggaggaggggacacGGCGCCGGACGGAGGCGACCAGATAGCCATGTGGCAACTGGTAGCTCGTAGCCTGGTGGCGGCTCAGCAGGCCCAGCAAGCCCAGCAGACGCAGAGGCACAATCAGAGGAGCCAGGCCCAGCACCAGCACCGAGCCCCGTCCAGGAGCTCCGTGGTGGGGGAGGCCGAGCAGGTCAGGGCCTACCTCGGAGGCCTGGATCCCAGGGAGGAGCCGCCGTCCTCTGCGGCCCCGTGGGAGTGTCCTGACTGCGGGAAGCTGTTCCGGAGCCTTCAGCAGGTGGTGGTGCATGCCCGCGTCCATGTCCAGCGGCCCCAGAAGAGCCACGGTCACCCTCCGCGCCATGCCGCGGCTGGAGAGGAGGACGGAGGGGCGACCCGGGTTAcgggaggacgaggaggaggcgGAGGGAGAGGAAGTAGTGGCGAGGGACGACCGGAGCCCAAACTTCAAAGTAGTCTCCAGCATTCATCTGGGGGCGGAGTCGGAGGGTTCCAGTCGGTGATGTCATCATTCCAAG GGGAGAGACCGTATAAATGTCCCCACTGTGACTATGCTGGAACCCAGTCTGGCTCCCTCAAATACCACCTCCAGAGGCACCACCGAGAACAAAGGAACGCCATGGGAGCCTCTTCCTCCACCGCCTCCTCCCCCGGCCTCACGTCTGCCTCCCTGGGATGCGGCGGGGCTTCTCTGGgcgaggggagggaggggatgaCTAAGTCGCGCCGGCCCCAGAACCTCAACCACGGCTCGGCCGCCCGAGGCCCGGCGGAGACCCCGTCGTCCCGGCGCAGCCAGCACCAGCCCTGGATTCTGGGGCTCCCCGAACCGAGGGACCGGGACCACGTAAAGGACGTCGGGGGACTGAGAGAGACCGACCTGGAGAGCCAGTACCGGTACCTGTCCGGGGTGATGGGGGCTTTGTaccagggagggatggagggagggtggaCCAGGGAGTCCTCCAACTCCAGCCCCACCCCGCCCCCAGCGAAGGCGCCCAAAATGTCGCGCCGTAAGCCGCTCACCACCAGCCGCATGGTGCCGACCAACGGCGGGGAGCCGAAGGGAGGAGAAGCGGCTCCTCAAGGCGGCCATGAGGAAGGCCCGTCGTCCCAGCCGCTGGATCTCTCCCGTCGCACCTCCCCCGGCCTCGGAGGTCTGGAGGAGGACGGAGCGTCAACTAGAGGAGGTAGCggaggaggaggaacaggggTAACGATCAACCAGTGCCTGTTCTGCCCTTTCCGTACCTCCTCGGCTGAGCTCATGGCCATGCACCTCCAGGTCAATCACACCAGCAAGTCTCGGCGTAAGAGGGGGgctccaaatcctggcaccTTGGGGGAGCATGTGAGGCCCCCCCAGCCCCGGACCGAACCAGACCCCCTGGCCCTGTGGAG GTACCTGAGCGAGGCGGAGGACCGAGCCCCTCTGGAGGAGTGGGCCTCATCCAGGATGGAGAGGAGCACAAAGAATGGCCTTACCCTAAAGGAAGGGGACCTAGAGGGCAGCTACAACCACCCCCAGGCTTCTAACAGGGCCTCCACCCCTAACAAGACAAGCATTGGCCTCGCCGCCCTGGGGCTGGACAGCAAgatggaggaggatgaagaggaagaagaagaggaccAAGAAGATGAGGATTTGGAAGGGGAGAGCAGTAGTCCTGGGGAATCCCCAAGGGAGCAGGCAATGAGgatgtctctctccatgtcacCCGGCCTGGCCCCCGAACGTCTAACACGAGAGGAGGGTGGAGTGATGGGGGAATAG